The Numenius arquata chromosome 11, bNumArq3.hap1.1, whole genome shotgun sequence genomic interval TAAATTTTTATCCCCACCCTAAAATACAGCCAATACTTCTCCCTTACTTATATTAAAATCTAAAAAGTGCTCACAAGTGTATCATCTTAGCATGTTTACTATTTAACACTGCCTTCCCTCTGAATCCAGCTGTGCAAAATTTAATGCCAACTGCACCATAAAGAATATTTCAGGGGAATTCCTGAGAACTTCCGTCTAATACGTGTTGCTTTCAGAATGGAGTGAGGGGCCACTGTACAAAGCAATTAAAGCCCTCTCTATGCCCCCAGTGTTGCATCAAGTATTTGCTTACTTTACTGCATTTACCTCTACACTGTAAATTTTACACAAAATATAACATTGGGGAAGAACTGCTGTAACCTTCCTTGGAAAGTTAATTCATTTGGACAGAAATATAAGTATTTACCAGCACATTTCACTCTACCTGCAGTTTTGAAAACTTTCTGACATGCCTGTTGGCTTGGTAAGCCTTACCATGTGATAAGAGTGGTTGATAGTTAACTCACTGATTCAGTAGGCATTTTAAGATTTTCCAGTCTAAGGAAATATATTAGTAAAGATTTTTTGACATGTGAAAGGTTCCCATTGATTTGGACCACCCCACCCCCAGCTTTCAGTAGAAAGTGGTAGATTTGTCTCCAAAGAACGACCAAAAACTGTAGCTATTTATCAGGCTCGGCTGAGCCACAGAACCGTTCCCTTATGGCTCAGTGGAAGCTGTCACCGGGAGCTGCATGGAGCCCGATAACTAATGCTAGTGAATCTCTCTGTGAGAAAGTTTCTGCGTGATTCAGCAGGGCTGCGCCTTGGCTCCAGACACCTGTTGGACACATTTTTGCAAGTCAATAGATAACCTAGCCAACAGAGTATCCGTTGCCTTTATGTATGCTCTAGCTGCCAGTTGGTTTATCATCATCTGGCAAACAAAATTACATGTATTTATTGTCTGTTTCTTCAGCTCAAGGCTTCAGGgccttgcacatttttttctgtctgaaagttTGGAAGTGGACAACTGTGATGAATTCTAAGGCAGATCTTTTTTAAGTTAAAACGTTGCCCTTGCTGAATAGGAAGATGGGTTATTCCAGACATTCAGAGCAGAAGAGTCAGTGCAAGTTCAATTAAAGGGCTCACTTGTCCCCACAGCCTAATACAGAGAAGTAGGGAGCAATAACATCCTGTTCTATGGCCACTTGGGTCAACTTGGACAGGGTGAGAACAAAGGTTGTGTCTGTGAAAAGGAAGGAGCCCACGGGTCAAGTTTGCATGATGCTATCCCTCGTGAGGGAAAGGGAACAAATTGCTCTTCGAAAAGAAGTATTACataccctcttccctccctcagtccaagagaaaagaaataaggaaaagaattGTAACTCTAAGCCATTCTCCTGCTTGCACTTCTTTTTGAGAATGCAATTATGCACTGCTGTATCTCAGAGCTATCCAGACAATAATAATTCCTATGACATTAAAGGACAGCTTTCAAGTAGAATGGCACCTCTTCCCCTTGAAGACACTTGGACAGAGACCAGCATTTTGGGGAACTCTGTCTAATATGAAAAGGCCACATGTGGCTATGTGGGATGAATCACCTGATTTTTAGTTACAGGAGTTAAATTTTACACCACTCAGGCAGTGATAATAAGCTTTAAAGAAGTGTAACTgtaaaaaaatccctcttttaGATGTCTTTAAGAATACAAGAATATTGTAAGTAGCCTTAACGTGAACAGAAATCAGTTGTATTGCGAGTTCTGGTTCTCTACTGGTATGCACATACCCTGCTACATTTTGTGGGAGTGTAAAATGAATATAGCAGACCTCAACTTTCTATGTTCATTTCTTTTCCCCACGTGTGATAAAAATCTGTCAATTTAAATGCAGGAACAAAACAGGTTCCAGATAATACAGTGCTAGCACAGACAGCACAGTGGCACAGTTATGATCTGGCTGGAACATAGTATTAGCTTAGCAATGACATACACGTATGGacactttctcttctttttttttttttttttttttgttctttaattgcCTGACTCAACATTACTTATGCTGTAAAACATATCCCTTAAAAACAGGGATCTAAGAAACCatggcattttaaataaaaagtatgcaGATATGAATGCAGGGGGGAGGAGGTGAGTTAGAAGGTGATATCTGATCAAAGAGGTTCTGAGAGGAGCAGAATAGTTACTTATAAGTAGGTTTTCAGGCATCTTTGTGAGATAGAGAATATTGCCATTCCCAACATTTATTATGATGAATATTTTCAAAGCTGTAGATGGCAATCGAGTGTACAACTACCACAGATTTTTCCATGGGAGCTGGGGTGCTGCCTGGTTTCCCCCCTTTCAAAAACTCAACGATATCGATATGCGAATATTTTGCTTGCACAGTTAACCTCCCTGAAGTCAATGGGGTCACTCTTGAGTGTCAAGTTACTCATGTGCTCTATCGAACTTAGTAGTTTTAGAATATTTTCACAATGATAAGAGTTAGATGAGCTGACATATTTATGCCAGTGTGAGATCACCTCATAACTCATGAATGTGGAGAATAGTATGAATGTGTTATTCAAAGTACTCCCTAATGAGGGAAAATATTTCAGACTACATAGAGCTTATTTTATAGATCAAGTTGTATACTTCAAcatatttaaagttttaaagagTTTGACCTTACTTTAGTTTTACTGCTCAGTTTGCCATTAGCCATAAGCTATTTTGAAAGCTTAGGTGAGACATATCTGGTGTACATGCCTCCTGCACAGAAATTAATTGAATCCTTTGTATGCATAACCAATCTGGGGCTGATGCAATTGCTAAACTTCCTCATGATTGTAATGAGAATTAAAAACTGCTAAGACTTTAAATCAGGTACATGGGACAATATTTGAGCGTGGAGctccatttcaaaatatttggcaCTTAGTTCAAAATGGaataagaaaagacagaaggtGATTTTTTTGAAAGGGATGTAAATGCATTTGTCTATCCTTCTCTAGGCCTGATTTCATTTAACATTGTTCATAAATCTGGAAGAGATAgacaacattttaataaaattcagaTGCACCTATATTaataaatgtaggaaaaaataaaggaaaaatagcaaaagaGGCACAACATAAGGCAAAACAACTCTAAAACAAGTACATCAAACCAGTCAACAAGCACACAGCAGTACCAAAAAGAGAATCTTTCTGCAGAAGTGCTGGTTAATATGGCTAAGAAAAACTCTCAGAAAACACAGGTTACAAGTTTAGAAAAACACTCAGAAATTTTCAGTTCCTATCAGAATAAGAAGGCAGTTCCAGTAATTATTTGCTctgctatgtaaaaaaaaaaattaaaaaaaaatggcatttaggACTGGCAATGATTATCAGTCATCCTATATTATGCCCTGATCCTCAGACAGGCATACTTCCAGATCTTAATTTGCATGGAAGGATTCAGTAACGTTTAATAAGTTGTAGAGCTGAACACAGTTTAGAAGACAGCAGTGTAATACTTACATTTCTCTCCCATTGCCAGACATTTTGAATCCTCCAAAAGGACTTTGGGCATTTAAGGCATTGTAGCAATTTATCCTGTAACAGGAAAAGACATTAAGTCCAACTGTGCTGTCAGCAAGACCTTTGGAGAACTCAAGGAGAGGCTGAAACTTGTGGAGCTAAGGATGCTGTATGCCTCTTAGTAATAACAAACTTGTCTAATGTTGAAAATAAATGAGGGATTTATGCCACAAAACCAGCATTCTGCTCCTTACTCATAAGGAGAACGGGATTTGGCCTGtgagagctggagaagggcacTGAACACTTGGACGCAGCTTCAGTAATGAACTGTTAATCTGCCGACAGACCTCAATGCCAGTTTATAAAACAGAGCTATTAGATTTGAATTTGTCCTTTTCCTCCCTGATTTCTCATGAATCTTTAGTTTACCCAGGCTTGACATACCAAATTGCAAGGTATTAAGCTTTAGAAGGGGCATTACCTACTTCTAAGCATTAGCAAGGATAGGTGTCCCCTCAGTTGCTTAATGTTGTAGAAAGTACATGAGTCTTTGTGCCTTTAGCAGAAGCCTCTCAAGATTCCTATGCTCCACAGAATGGATCATTTATACTcagctttgtttgttttcagtcatACCATTCAGCTGTGTGGCTGCCATGCAAGGTGCTGGAAAGCAAGTTTTCAACAGCATTCACCTGCAGTGAGCAGAGTCACACCACCTCCCTACAGCTGTTCCGTATCTTGGTTAGTGATTCACCACTAGGATAGTCTAGATAAACATTTTTCAGACACAGGGTGCAAAACTGAGGTGCCATAATGATAGTGAGTCAAACACTTTATCTTCAAGAGCAGGAGTGTGATAACTTCTGCCTTACCAGACTGTCCCAGCCTGCATTGCTGAAGAGACTGTCAGAGCCTTGTTTATGTCATTTGTAAAGACAGCAGCTACCAGCCCAAAATCGGAATTGTTGGCTCTCTCTATAACTTCATCCATGGTTTTAAATCTCAGTATTTCTTGAACAGGGCCAAAAATCTGCAACAAAGATTAATCCTTAATTAATAAACCAGCCCACTCAGAGgcattttattcctgttttattctgctttttaattgttttgtcttTCCTGTTGTACTCTTTACAAATTCCCACAGCAACATTTAATAGTGATAATAGCTGTCTGTAAAACTGCATGAATTCTGAAAGCAGTGGCCTCAGTGGAACTCATACATTCTTCCCTCTCCCATTgataagggagaccttatcaatgcttataagtatctaaagggtgggttgaaggaggagggagccagactcttttcagtggttgccagtgagaggacgaggggcagcgggcacaagctggaacaaaggaggttccactcaaatatgagaagaaacttctttacggtgagggtgacagagcactggaacaggctgcccagggaggttgtggagtccccttctttggagattttcaagacccgcctggatgcagtcctgagtaacatgctctgacatgctctgggcaatcctgcttcagcaggggagttggactagatgatctttatggtcccttccaactctaaaaattcagtgaaattcagtgaaattccctcaacttttttttttttttaaatatagtggTTATTTTAACTGTAAAGCTTTTGTCTcagaaagtaaacaaaagaaaaaaaaatcatgtttaggACATTCTAAAATGTTCTTGCCCATGTGTGTGAATACCTCCTCCTTGGCAATCCGCATGTCATCTGTTACATTGGAGAACACCGTAGGTTCAATGAAGAAGCCCTTTCTTCCTAGCCCTTTACCCCCACATTCAAGTTTTGCTCCTTCAGTAATGCCACTTTGAATCAGTTCCAAGATCTTGTTGTATTGTTTTTTATCAatctgaaagagagaagaagCCATTTGACTTGCAGACTGTGCACTTGAAAATCAAGTCAAAATTGGTTTTTTAGACAAGTCATGTCTCAGTGATTACACTCATGCTTATATTCACTGCTCTTTGAGCTGGAGCTGCCAAAAATTGACAAATAGCTGCTGACCGTAACCTGGGTCTCAGTCTTCTTAAGGATGTGTCCCTTTATGTATGTGGCTGAACCCACATTCTTGCTAAGCAGTCTGGTTTATAAGCACAAACAGAGCAGATGATTATTTTTTGGTCCAGGTTAACTTCCTGAAAATGGTAGAAATCCAGCTATTAGTTATTAGTGGCAGGTACATTTTCTAAAGACCTATTTCTAATTCCGCCCATCTTTTGCTTAAAATTCCTGTCTCTCTAGTGGTCTATAAGCACAGTTATGCTTGTAGACAATTCTTGAAAGTGCATGCCCACAGAGGCTTTTGAGGACTTCTCACAATTTACGTCCGTATCTTGGGGGCTGAATATAAGAATCTTGCTGTTAAAGCTGGGAGGCAAACTTACTGATATTTAAGATGAGAGTTTTTACTTAACAAGAAACACCTCTGAGCTGCACAGATTATCTACTTTAGAATTTCAATCTTTAACATGTTTATCATGTCAGCTACCCTGGACTGTGAGTGAGTATGCATTGACTGACCTCTGTCCTAGTAGAGTTTAAATGCTTCCAGACTCCTTCTGGGCTGTAGAGCTGAAGCACTATTCCTTTACCTGTGGACCTTGTTCTGTAGTTGGGTCAAAAGGACTCCCCACAACTCTCCTCTTTGCACGTTCTACGCTTCTTCTAACAAACTCTTCATAGATTGATTCTTCCACATAAATCCGTGAGCCTGCAGTGCAGCATTGACCTTGATTGAAGAAGACCCCTTGGTGAGCTTGTTCCACAGCATAGTCCACTAAAAAACCAAGACAGCATATGTAGCTCTGAAACATCATAGACACATCTGCTATTGCACCAGTGCCATGTGTATTACAGTGCCACATTCCCAAAACTTCAAAGCAGAAGTAGGATTTggctaaaaaaaacaaaacagtgaccAAGTCAAAACATTCTATTGTTGTGTCGGGCCATAAATGAAGATGATTCATTTCATTTTGTGTCACAATCCCTGTGAAAAGACGTAGTTTTTACATTTGTCTGAAGTtgatatttttctccatttattccACCCAGGATACAGCGATACCAGGGGGATAACAGGAGCATTACAACTGTTTCAGAAATACTAGATTGCAAGGGACCACTTGGGACTTCAGGCATCATCTATGAGTACACTCATGCTTATATTCATTGCTCTTTGAGCTGGAGCTGCCAAAAATTGACAAATAGCTGCTGACTGTAACCTGGGTCTCAGTCTTCTTAAGGATGTGTCCCTTTATGTATGTGGCTGAACCCACATTCTTGCTAAGCAGTCTGGTTTATAAGCACAAACAGAGCAGATGATTATTTTTTGGTCCAGGTTAACTTCCTGAAAATGGTAGAAATCCAGCTATTAGTTATTAGTGGCAGGTACATTTTCTAAAGACCTATTTCTAATTCTGCCCATCTTTTGCTTAGAAACATCTTCTTGGCCTATACAGGTGACCTCATAGGGCTTTAAAAATATAGGCTAATTATAGAACACTCAACCATTGATTTCTACTCTAACTTCCTTGGAGGTACAACTAACCCATCCACTATCCAAGCTGGAGAGAGGATCCAGTCATACTTAGACATTCAGAGCTAAATTCTCTCATTGGGTGTAACAGCTGTGTAGACAAGAATATTGAATTCATCCTTAAACGGTATGTCCTACAGCACTGTAACACCTCTGTGATCAGCTGTAGCACTTTGGAACATGGCTTAAAGTGTCATCTTTTATGGAATAAACAAAGCAACAGCGCTTTACTTTCAGCACTTTGTAGGCAACTCCATCTAACAGAAATGTCTTATTTTCCCATGAGTGtggtcttgaaaaaaaattatatagggTGTTCCCTGGACCACATTCAAATTTTCCCAGGCAGCTCCATGGAGATTGAAAACACTACTGGATAGAACTGATTAAACGATGTTTCTTGCTCTATTGTTAACAGAGTTTTTCACCATGAGGGGCTCTAGCCATTCTCTGGGTTTTTTGTGCACTAAACTTTCAACAGCTTTGTCATGCTTTCTGCTAACTTTTGGCACACAGTGTTCCTCAAAAAGAACAAACAGCTCCTTTGGAATGGTGAGCAAACTGCCGTTCTTAAATAATCAGAGCTTTGAAGTCTGAATCTCAGGTCAAGTGCTGGTGGTTGTAATTATGGGAAGACCAGAGAGCTTTAGTATGATATATTGTGGAACTGACAGTCCTGAAAAAGACTGTGCTGTCCTCTGTGCCTTGTTATTCTCCTGTTGCCTG includes:
- the ALDH1A2 gene encoding retinal dehydrogenase 2 isoform X4 produces the protein MDASERGHLLDKLADLVERDRAILAAGFPPGVINILPGFGPIVGAAIASHVGIDKIAFTGSTEVGKLIQEAAGRSNLKRVTLELGGKSPNIIFADADLDYAVEQAHQGVFFNQGQCCTAGSRIYVEESIYEEFVRRSVERAKRRVVGSPFDPTTEQGPQIDKKQYNKILELIQSGITEGAKLECGGKGLGRKGFFIEPTVFSNVTDDMRIAKEEIFGPVQEILRFKTMDEVIERANNSDFGLVAAVFTNDINKALTVSSAMQAGTVWINCYNALNAQSPFGGFKMSGNGREMGECGLREYSEVKTVTIKIPQKNS